In Miscanthus floridulus cultivar M001 chromosome 5, ASM1932011v1, whole genome shotgun sequence, one genomic interval encodes:
- the LOC136453019 gene encoding uncharacterized protein: METIKCCIACILPCGALDVVRIVHSNGRVEEISGGPVLAGEIMKAYPKHVLRKPPSTCPADGGGGGIVVQKPVILPPNAELQRGKIYFLMPVMATTPAAAPAPEKPAAKLQPSAPATPAGQTAAAAASVARRRRRRKDHTAARDGAAAACSSGAAAGPAPSEDEKERLLANERYLSEIMKEKASTARDRRRGRVAVWRPHLESITEDDL, encoded by the coding sequence ATGGAGACCATCAAGTGCTGCATCGCGTGCATCCTGCCGTGCGGGGCGCTGGACGTGGTGCGGATCGTGCATTCCAACGGACGCGTGGAGGAGATCAGCGGGGGCCCCGTGCTGGCCGGGGAGATCATGAAGGCGTACCCCAAGCACGTCCTCCGGAAGCCGCCGTCCACGTGCccggccgacggcggcggcggcggcatcgtcGTGCAGAAGCCCGTCATCCTGCCGCCCAATGCCGAGCTGCAGAGGGGCAAGATCTACTTCCTCATGCCGGTCATGGCCACCACCCCGGCCGCGGCGCCCGCGCCCGAGAAGCCCGCCGCGAAGCTACAGCCGTCGGCGCCGGCGACGCCCGCCGGCCAAACCGCGGCGGCTGCTGCTTCGGTGGCGAGGAGGCGGCGCCGGAGGAAAGACCACACCGCCGCACGGGACGGAGCGGCCGCCGCCTGCAGCAGCGGGGCCGCAGCCGGGCCGGCGCCGTCGGAGGACGAGAAGGAGCGGCTGCTGGCCAACGAGAGGTACCTGTCGGAGATCATGAAGGAGAAGGCCTCCACGGCGAGGGACCGGCGGCGGGGGCGCGTCGCCGTGTGGCGGCCGCACCTGGAGAGCATCACCGAGGATGACTTGTAA